The Lacipirellula parvula genome window below encodes:
- a CDS encoding ABC transporter permease, translating into MHRPSYLAVFWMFARNSLIRDMTFRTNYIIEVIFGVSWALMNLGFYTLIYRLMYADGDGHASIAGWSQYEFFVFIATTILVNSLVEGLFMSNAEELSELTRTGGLDFALLKPIDTQFLVSLQRINWSAIPKLVLALALLAYSIPRIEGLTLSPIQFVLYPLYVIMGTLILYSVMIALAATSIWLGRNQSLYDFWFYITNFSRYPMEIYAGPFGSPLRYAFTYFIPILVVINVPAATLAKPLSAADWPLAGFALFATVASLAFSRWVFQRALLSYRSASS; encoded by the coding sequence ATGCACCGCCCCTCCTATCTCGCCGTCTTCTGGATGTTCGCGCGGAACAGCCTCATCCGCGACATGACGTTCCGGACGAACTACATCATCGAGGTGATCTTCGGCGTCTCGTGGGCGCTGATGAACCTCGGCTTTTACACGCTCATCTACCGGCTGATGTACGCCGACGGCGACGGGCACGCATCGATCGCCGGCTGGTCGCAGTACGAGTTTTTCGTCTTCATCGCGACGACGATTTTGGTGAACAGCCTCGTCGAAGGGCTGTTCATGTCGAACGCCGAGGAACTAAGCGAACTGACGCGCACCGGCGGGCTCGACTTCGCGCTGCTGAAGCCCATCGACACGCAGTTTCTCGTCTCGCTGCAGCGCATCAATTGGTCGGCGATTCCAAAACTGGTGCTTGCGCTGGCGCTGCTCGCCTACTCGATTCCACGAATCGAGGGGCTCACGCTCAGTCCGATTCAGTTCGTGCTCTACCCACTCTACGTGATTATGGGGACGCTGATCCTCTACAGCGTGATGATCGCGCTCGCCGCCACCAGCATTTGGCTCGGCCGCAATCAGTCGCTGTACGACTTCTGGTTTTACATCACCAACTTTTCGCGCTACCCGATGGAGATCTACGCCGGTCCGTTCGGCAGCCCGTTGCGGTATGCGTTTACGTACTTCATCCCGATTCTGGTGGTGATCAACGTCCCCGCCGCAACGCTCGCGAAGCCGCTGAGCGCCGCCGACTGGCCGCTCGCCGGGTTCGCCCTGTTCGCAACCGTGGCGAGCCTCGCCTTCAGCCGCTGGGTTTTTCAGCGGGCGCTGTTGAGCTACCGCAGCGCGAGCAGTTAG
- a CDS encoding ABC transporter permease, with amino-acid sequence MLARAQIWWTVFTMCVAERLAYRGDFVLGTTMRFLPIITQIFLWTAVFASSGSGTMVGFTRDDIVAYYLLTMVARAFSSMPGLASGIAGQIRNGEIKKFLIQPIDLVGFSLLARLGHKVVYYGVAIGPFALVFWLCRSYFPGWPPGEYLAAFLLSLVMSFLLGFFLEASLGLAGFWTLEISSLLFVYMLFNFFFSGHMFPLEILPEPWRTWVGWMPLKYLAYFPAAVFLQKIPADQLWQEMGVMALWTLFFFVLCRRMMHAGFNRYSGYGG; translated from the coding sequence ATGCTCGCCCGCGCTCAAATCTGGTGGACCGTCTTCACGATGTGCGTCGCCGAACGGCTCGCGTATCGCGGCGACTTCGTGCTCGGCACGACGATGCGGTTCTTGCCGATCATCACGCAGATCTTCTTGTGGACGGCAGTCTTTGCCTCGTCGGGCAGCGGCACGATGGTTGGCTTCACGCGCGACGATATCGTTGCCTACTACCTGCTGACGATGGTCGCCCGCGCGTTCTCGAGCATGCCGGGCCTGGCGAGCGGCATCGCCGGGCAAATTCGCAACGGCGAGATCAAGAAGTTTCTGATCCAGCCGATCGACCTCGTCGGTTTTTCGTTGCTCGCGCGGCTGGGGCACAAGGTCGTCTACTACGGCGTCGCGATCGGGCCGTTTGCGCTCGTCTTTTGGCTGTGCCGCAGTTACTTCCCCGGTTGGCCGCCGGGCGAGTACTTGGCGGCGTTTTTGCTGTCGCTGGTGATGTCGTTCTTGCTCGGCTTTTTTCTCGAAGCCTCGCTCGGCCTCGCGGGGTTTTGGACGCTTGAGATTAGCTCGCTGCTGTTCGTGTACATGCTGTTCAACTTCTTCTTCTCGGGGCACATGTTCCCGCTGGAGATTTTGCCGGAGCCATGGCGGACGTGGGTCGGTTGGATGCCGCTGAAGTATCTCGCGTACTTCCCAGCCGCGGTGTTCTTGCAGAAGATTCCGGCCGATCAGCTGTGGCAGGAGATGGGCGTGATGGCGCTTTGGACGTTGTTCTTTTTCGTCCTCTGCCGCCGCATGATGCACGCGGGGTTCAATCGTTACAGCGGGTATGGAGGGTGA